A single Primulina eburnea isolate SZY01 chromosome 11, ASM2296580v1, whole genome shotgun sequence DNA region contains:
- the LOC140805112 gene encoding PHD finger-like domain-containing protein 5A → MAKHHPDLIMCRKQPGIAIGRLCEKDDGKCVVCDSYVRPCTLVRICDECNYGSFQGRCVICGGVGISDAYYCKECTQLEKDRDGCPKIVNLGSAKTDLFYERKKYGFKKR, encoded by the coding sequence ATGGCTAAGCATCATCCAGATTTAATCATGTGTCGCAAGCAACCAGGGATAGCTATAGGAAGGCTTTGTGAGAAAGACGATGGAAAATGCGTGGTTTGTGATTCCTATGTGCGCCCTTGCACGCTTGTTCGTATATGTGATGAATGCAATTATGGATCTTTCCAAGGCCGGTGTGTCATCTGTGGTGGGGTGGGAATCTCGGATGCCTAttattgcaaggagtgcacccaGCTCGAAAAAGATAGGGATGGATGCCCTAAGATAGTCAACTTGGGGAGTGCTAAAACTGATCTGTTTTATGAGAGGAAGAAATATGGCTTCAAGAAGAGGTGA